The uncultured Cohaesibacter sp. genome window below encodes:
- the nifE gene encoding nitrogenase iron-molybdenum cofactor biosynthesis protein NifE gives MKQSDIAQLLDEPACEHNHKSKSGCARPKPGAAAGGCCFDGAQIALLPIADVAHIVHGSIACAGSAWDNRGSRSSGAKLYKLGLTTDLTEQDVIMGRGEKRLFHSIKQAIDEQNPEAVFVYNTCVPALIGDDIGAVCKAAQKRWGVPVVPVDAAGFYGTKNLGNRIAGEIMVRHVIGTREPDPVPAHLHREGVTVHDIALIGEYNIAGELWHVQPLLDELGLRVLGSLSGDARFREVQTMHRSEVNMMVCSKAMINVARKLKEGFGTPWFEGSFYGIRDMGLALRDFARLIDDPSLTGRTEALIAREEARLHAALAPFKARLAGKRVLLYTGGVKAWSIISALQDLGMEVVATSTRKSTEQDKAKIRELMGDKTVMLDESQGARALIDMVNDTNTDILIAGGRNMYTALKARIPFLHINQERELAYAGYEGMITFAEQILQAVESPIWKAVRDPAPWHKSLSVAAAE, from the coding sequence ATGAAACAAAGTGATATCGCACAGCTGCTCGATGAACCTGCGTGTGAACATAACCACAAATCCAAGTCCGGATGTGCCCGGCCAAAGCCTGGAGCTGCGGCTGGGGGCTGCTGTTTCGATGGTGCCCAGATCGCCCTTCTGCCCATCGCCGACGTCGCCCACATCGTGCATGGCTCCATCGCCTGCGCCGGGAGCGCATGGGACAACCGCGGCAGCCGGTCTTCCGGCGCCAAGCTCTACAAGTTGGGTCTGACCACTGATCTCACCGAGCAGGATGTCATCATGGGGCGGGGCGAAAAGCGCCTGTTCCATTCGATCAAACAGGCGATCGATGAGCAGAATCCGGAAGCAGTCTTTGTCTACAATACCTGCGTCCCGGCTCTCATCGGCGACGACATCGGGGCCGTTTGCAAGGCGGCACAGAAGCGCTGGGGCGTACCCGTTGTTCCGGTCGATGCAGCCGGCTTCTATGGCACCAAGAACCTCGGCAATCGCATCGCCGGCGAGATCATGGTGCGTCATGTGATCGGCACGCGCGAGCCCGATCCTGTTCCGGCCCATCTGCATCGGGAAGGGGTCACCGTTCACGACATCGCCCTCATCGGCGAATACAATATTGCAGGTGAATTGTGGCATGTGCAGCCGCTGCTCGATGAGCTTGGGTTGCGTGTGCTGGGGTCCCTCTCGGGAGATGCCCGCTTCAGGGAAGTGCAGACCATGCACCGTTCTGAGGTCAACATGATGGTCTGTTCCAAGGCCATGATCAACGTTGCCCGCAAACTGAAGGAGGGTTTCGGCACACCGTGGTTTGAAGGCAGCTTCTACGGCATTCGCGACATGGGGCTGGCGCTGCGCGACTTTGCCCGTCTCATTGATGATCCATCGCTCACCGGGCGCACCGAAGCGCTGATTGCCCGTGAGGAAGCGCGCCTTCATGCGGCCCTTGCGCCCTTCAAGGCCCGCCTTGCTGGCAAGCGGGTGTTGCTCTACACCGGCGGAGTCAAGGCGTGGTCGATCATTTCCGCGCTTCAGGATCTGGGCATGGAGGTGGTTGCCACCTCGACCCGCAAGTCGACCGAACAGGACAAGGCCAAGATCCGCGAGCTGATGGGTGACAAGACCGTCATGCTCGATGAAAGCCAGGGCGCCCGCGCCCTGATCGACATGGTCAATGACACCAACACCGACATCCTGATCGCCGGTGGCCGCAACATGTATACCGCTCTGAAAGCCCGCATTCCTTTTCTGCATATCAATCAGGAACGCGAGCTCGCCTACGCGGGTTATGAGGGTATGATCACATTTGCCGAACAGATCCTGCAGGCGGTGGAAAGCCCGATCTGGAAGGCTGTGCGCGATCCCGCACCCTGGCACAAATCCCTCAGTGTGGCCGCAGCGGAGTAG